The Acomys russatus chromosome 3, mAcoRus1.1, whole genome shotgun sequence genome has a window encoding:
- the LOC127187151 gene encoding LOW QUALITY PROTEIN: olfactory receptor 5AU1 (The sequence of the model RefSeq protein was modified relative to this genomic sequence to represent the inferred CDS: inserted 4 bases in 3 codons; deleted 1 base in 1 codon): MEKRNLSREMEFEXPALTSDPQRQRLLFVAFLAACSITVLGNLLMFFLIHVSVALHTPTYGLLKNLSFLDFCYSFTVVPQTLMNFLVKRKVISYFGCLAQMFFYAGFATXECHLIAAMAYDRYVAVCNPXPAIMSPNVCASLIGGSYSPGFLNSLIAPSCIFSLNFCGGHVVTHFFCDGPPILSLSCVDTSLCEILLFIFAGFNLLSRTLTILVSCSLILITILQMSSTHSRFKALSTCTCHLTAVCFFFGTKLFTYLRPRSSYSLAQDRTVAVIHTVVIPMPNPLIYSLRNKDVKEALRKVWGYKALLPASGRTLNLGARARGAAAAPGPARLGHAPAPSLCLYQQLQARALETHSSLRLPGRGGGAPVRDGPPCSSPARGASGRVRGNSARPCS, translated from the exons ATGGAAAAGAGAAACCTGAGCCGAGAGATGGAGTTTG CCCCGGCTCTCACCAGTGACCCCCAGCGGCAAAGGCTGCTGTTTGTGGCGTTCCTGGCCGCGTGCTCCATCACTGTGCTCGGGAACCTGCTCATGTTCTTTCTAATCCACGTTAGCGTCGCTCTGCACACACCCACGTACGGCCTCCTCAAGAACCTCTCGTTCCTGGATTTCTGCTACTCTTTTACGGTGGTCCCTCAGACCTTGATGAACTTCCTGGTTAAGAGAAAAGTCATCTCTTATTTTGGCTGCCTGGCTCAGATGTTCTTTTACGCAGGCTTTGCCA GCGAGTGCCACCTCATTGCCGCGATGGCCTACGACCGATACGTGGCTGTTTGCAACCC TCCAGCCATCATGTCTCCTAACGTTTGCGCCTCTCTCATTGGGGGCTCCTACAGCCCAGGCTTTCTCAATTCTCTCATCGCCCCGAGCTGCATCTTCAGTCTGAACTTCTGCGGTGGTCACGTGGTCACTCACTTCTTCTGCGACGGGCCACCCATCCTGTCCCTGTCCTGCGTGGACACTTCGCTCTGTGAGATCCTGCTTTTCATCTTTGCGGGTTTCAACCTTCTGAGCCGCACCCTCACCATCCTGGTCTCCTGCTCCTTAATCCTCATCACGATCCTGCAGATGAGTTCAACCCACAGCAGGTTCAAGGCCTTGTCCACCTGCACGTGCCACCTCACTGCTGTGTGCTTCTTTTTTGGCACCAAACTTTTCACGTACCTGCGCCCTAGGTCCAGCTACTCCTTGGCC CAGGACCGCACAGTTGCCGTTATCCACACAGTGGTGATCCCAATGCCGAACCCCTTAATCTACTCTCTGAGAAACAAGGATGTGAAGGAAGCTCTAAGGAAG GTATGGGGGTACAAGGCTTTactcccagcatctgggag GACTTTGAACCTGGGCGCTCGAGCGAGGGGCGCGGCGGCAGCACCTGGGCCAGCGCGGCTTGGCCACGCGCCggcccccagcctctgcctgtaTCAGCAGCTGCAGGCAAGAGCGCTGGAGACCCACAGCTCGCTGCGGTTGCCTGGCCGCGGTGGCGGCGCCCCTGTGCGCGACggccctccctgctcctcccccgCACGCGGGGCCAGTGGTCGCGTCCGAGGAAACTCGGCTAGGCCCTGCTCCTAG